One segment of Babesia bigemina genome assembly Bbig001, chromosome : II DNA contains the following:
- a CDS encoding MIF4G domain containing protein, putative, protein MTSTDEQEKAKTAETRTSTFNPDAPVFKPSQPRPSGQLNANAPEFIPGQLGTYDGGIGYVSVPDVKHGKGYNKGGYHRPISYMHPADGQYPPAWSPPHQQYMPLWVPCPQDMYGGAPMYDYVPYRYGGGRGYEGPDGQPRPMRGPRHGTPTVQGHKREASVSHAMGMPPPPHGPPKRVDPVDRRKENKDQGKVSEGKVKAEPKAVTKEPAVRVPEVLVAPIATPPPDAKPKQFTWADRFRQSSVKEEAQDVPKVEESNLTTSIWKGRPTFADMMKKAAEAARKEEEVKIAVAKASEAAQKLEMESESQKSPEKSALGVSPDVASEPARASAALATDERTVDVAEDTLHKTAKAIVAENEVVEVHDETPNHRQPKSEQIPGKDQRIPVNHIDVLLTAERQKGAVEVKPEQHILTKQIPRAEESIPSKDLSEPLPSTPSPAVQPDMSSHSFESNRSEGVTPSNRGVPSSPSVHSHVLDASRFDKMNGVKATTPELSKDEVQSAEYDASLDHYQTLESSPPQSSNELPELSESETSEQWHESRETMRSKQLDDAASSPLVDSGDEVEEPIADASDVSAAVATPSDKLEPEPFAKVKQYSPPPSDLVFPIDTLVRCGFELMRVGLEFNSELVFSLNINRDTNAGTENRRTGGARYEEKNYAQKYKGDNWVMQRRHAKPEQRGFGGWNKSSMEFSRDQLESLSRPQASESSWIRKQAKLKMDKDHQLTRRLMGLLNRLTVEKFDTIYRQVLMSGVETVQQAFMLVKIIFEKAITQHHFIPMYVELCAKLSCDLDNFLAVDPQQGSQSQQDTQSTAAAGERKAAKRSEFMRILLNCCQDSFENNLKPLEFPPELEGDDKFEFELKYKHRMRGNMIFVGELFKQKLLAAKLLITCLDQVFAKRNECIASTGSIDTGDNHLEGMCTLLQTVGKSFDTDKWKYASELERRIQMLTDLGRNPQICFRIRCLIQNVLDSRHEKWVKSTPYKLEGPCRLQELRSKVMEQEKQQEDHAWRTKRRGKSYEVRAPSPRQQSPKSSAAPNVLSATSIPPPMTADELKRRTRGIVREFVMSHDPKEASLCVSELNLQPTRDWELYAYLFSAALEACAKLTADQDRRIVAKWMTDLAIGRSSQDALVKWLHGFLKDEPADHGYSMMIEDYPVVPLMLKELLNCMKESYSNVRGFAEVEKIIEGEIYPAVGLMV, encoded by the coding sequence ATGACCTCCACGGACGAGCAAGAAAAGGCCAAGACGGCCGAAACCCGGACGTCTACTTTTAACCCGGACGCACCCGTGTTCAAACCCTCGCAACCCCGCCCGTCTGGCCAGCTCAACGCCAACGCACCTGAGTTCATCCCTGGGCAGCTAGGTACGTACGATGGAGGCATTGGCTACGTCTCGGTACCCGATGTCAAGCACGGCAAGGGGTACAACAAGGGTGGCTACCACAGGCCCATATCGTATATGCACCCTGCAGATGGCCAGTACCCGCCGGCCTGGTCCCCTCCGCACCAGCAGTATATGCCGCTGTGGGTGCCTTGCCCGCAGGACATGTACGGCGGCGCCCCGATGTACGACTACGTGCCGTATAGGTACGGTGGCGGCCGCGGGTACGAGGGTCCGGACGGGCAACCCAGGCCCATGAGGGGCCCGAGACACGGCACCCCTACCGTCCAAGGTCACAAGCGAGAGGCGAGCGTTTCACATGCCATGGGCATGCCGCCGCCACCTCACGGTCCTCCTAAACGCGTTGACCCCGTAGATCGACGCAAGGAAAATAAGGACCAGGGGAAGGTATCGGAAGGAAAGGTTAAAGCTGAGCCCAAGGCAGTGACTAAGGAGCCCGCTGTACGAGTCCCCGAAGTGCTCGTTGCACCTATCGCAACCCCGCCTCCAGACGCGAAACCCAAACAGTTCACGTGGGCCGACCGTTTCCGCCAATCTAGTGTCAAGGAAGAGGCGCAGGACGTTCCCAAGGTGGAGGAAAGCAACCTCACCACGTCGATTTGGAAGGGGCGCCCAACCTTCGCCGACATGATGAAGAAGGCTGCGGAAGCTGCACGTAAAGAGGAAGAGGTGAAAATTGCAGTAGCGAAGGCGTCCGAAGCAGCGCAAAAGCTCGAGATGGAATCTGAGAGCCAAAAGTCGCCAGAGAAAAGTGCTCTGGGCGTCAGTCCCGATGTTGCCTCAGAGCCTGCACGTGCATCCGCTGCTTTAGCCACCGATGAAAGAACCGTGGATGTCGCCGAAGATACGCTGCACAAAACCGCAAAAGCTATAGTCGCTGAAAATGAAGTAGTGGAAGTTCACGATGAAACGCCCAACCACAGGCAGCCAAAGAGCGAACAAATACCTGGTAAAGATCAAAGGATACCCGTTAATCACATTGACGTTTTACTTACCGCGGAACGCCAAAAGGGCGCCGTCGAAGTCAAGCCCGAACAACACATTTTAACGAAACAGATACCACGCGCTGAGGAGTCGATACCATCAAAGGATCTGTCGGAACCGTTGCCGTCAACTCCATCACCAGCTGTGCAGCCGGACATGTCCTCGCACTCTTTCGAGTCTAATCGGTCTGAAGGCGTAACGCCATCCAACCGTGGCGTACCGTCAAGTCCGTCTGTGCACTCTCACGTGCTTGACGCGTCAAGGTTCGACAAGATGAACGGCGTTAAAGCAACGACGCCTGAACTGTCTAAAGATGAAGTCCAGAGTGCAGAATATGATGCCAGTTTGGATCATTACCAGACGCTTGAGTCCTCTCCCCCGCAGAGTTCGAACGAGCTGCCAGAGCTATCGGAATCGGAGACATCCGAACAGTGGCATGAGAGCAGGGAGACAATGCGCTCAAAGCAGTTGGATGATGCTGCATCTAGCCCACTGGTTGACTCCGGTGACGAAGTTGAGGAGCCTATCGCTGATGCGTCCGATGTGTCGGCAGCGGTAGCCACGCCGTCTGACAAGCTGGAGCCCGAGCCGTTTGCAAAGGTCAAGCAGTATTCCCCACCTCCCAGCGACCTCGTATTCCCGATAGACACTTTAGTTAGGTGTGGATTTGAATTGATGAGGGTAGGACTCGAGTTCAACTCTGAACTGGTTTTCTCGCTCAACATTAATAGGGACACCAATGCCGGAACGGAAAATCGCCGGACAGGTGGTGCGCGCTATGAGGAGAAGAACTACGCCCAAAAATACAAAGGCGACAACTGGGTgatgcagcgacgacatgcaAAGCCAGAGCAAAGAGGCTTTGGTGGATGGAACAAGTCTTCCATGGAATTTTCAAGAGATCAGCTAGAGTCGTTATCACGGCCACAGGCGTCCGAATCCTCGTGGATTCGTAAACAGGCCAAACTCAAGATGGACAAGGATCATCAATTGACGCGCAGACTCATGGGTTTGCTCAACAGATTAACGGTCGAAAAGTTCGACACAATCTACAGACAGGTCTTGATGAGCGGTGTGGAAACAGTGCAACAGGCGTTTATGTTGGTGAAGATCATCTTCGAGAAGGCTATCACGCAACACCACTTCATCCCCATGTACGTGGAGCTGTGCGCGAAGTTGTCTTGCGACCTGGACAACTTCCTCGCTGTTGACCCACAGCAGGGCTCCCAAAGCCAGCAGGACACACAATCAACGGCTGCGGCGGGTGAACGCAAGGCAGCCAAGAGAAGCGAATTCATGAGGATCCTGTTGAATTGCTGTCAGGATTCGTTTGAGAATAACCTGAAACCGCTTGAGTTCCCACCCGAGCTTGAAGGTGATGATAAGTTCGAATTCGAGCTCAAGTACAAGCACAGGATGAGGGGAAATATGATTTTCGTCGGTGAGCTCTTCAagcagaagctgctggcggCGAAGTTGCTCATTACCTGCCTGGACCAGGTGTTCGCCAAACGCAACGAATGCATCGCGTCCACCGGTAGCATCGACACGGGCGACAACCACCTCGAGGGCATGTGCACGCTGCTGCAAACCGTCGGGAAATCGTTCGATACCGATAAGTGGAAGTACGCTTCCGAGCTGGAAAGGCGCATTCAGATGCTCACGGACCTGGGCAGGAATCCCCAAATATGCTTCCGTATAAGGTGTCTCATCCAAAATGTTTTGGACAGCAGGCACGAGAAGTGGGTGAAGTCGACGCCATACAAGCTGGAGGGCCCGTGCAGATTACAGGAGCTTCGATCCAAGGTAATGGAACAGGAGAAACAGCAAGAAGACCATGCGTGGCGTACCAAGAGACGCGGTAAGAGCTACGAGGTCAGGGCGCCCTCGCCTAGGCAGCAATCGCCCAAGTCATCCGCAGCGCCGAACGTCCTGTCCGCGACGTCAATACCACCTCCCATGACGGCAGATGAATTGAAACGGCGCACCAGGGGCATTGTGCGGGAGTTCGTGATGTCACACGATCCGAAGGAGGCATCGCTTTGCGTCAGTGAACTGAACCTGCAACCGACGCGCGACTGGGAGCTATATGCCTACCTTTTCAGTGCCGCTCTGGAGGCATGCGCTAAGTTGACGGCCGATCAGGACAGGCGTATTGTTGCGAAGTGGATGACGGATCTTGCTATCGGAAGGTCATCGCAAGACGCTCTTGTAAAGTGGTTGCACGGTTTCCTCAAGGACGAGCCGGCCGATCATGGATATTCCATGATGATTGAGGACTACCCCGTTGTGCCCCTCATGCTGAAGGAGCTTCTGAATTGCATGAAGGAGAGCTACAGCAACGTCCGTGGATTCGCGGAGGTCGAGAAAATCATCGAAGGCGAAATATACCCGGCCGTAGGGTTGATGGTGTAa